Below is a genomic region from Lysobacter terrestris.
TTGGATGCACTGACAAGCAGATTCCGCGTGCGATCCTGATGCAGGTAGCGCTCCGCTACTGCTTGCCAGTGTTTGATCTCGGGGTCCTAATCGACTCGAAAGATGGCGAGATCCGCAGCATTCATGGCCGCATCACAACTTTGATGCCTGGCGAATCGTGCCTCTACTGCCGAGGCCGAATTTCGGCTGAAGCTATGCGTATCGAAGCGCTTTCGCCTCAAGAGCGTGAGCAGCAGGCCCGTGAAGGCTACGCTCCTGAGCTCGATACTACCGCGCCAGCTGTGATTGCATTTACATCCACTGTTGCCAGTCTTGCAGTTTCCGAACTTCTCAATCGCCTGACAGGATTCATGGGAAGCGATCGAAAGTCCTCAGAAGTTCTTATCGCATTCGACCAAAGTCGCATACGAACTAACAGAGTTGCGCCAAGAGATGCATGTCATTGCGCAGATCACGCGCAGTGGTGCATCGGAGATGAGAATCCATATCTGGGACTTGCCTGGCCTACTTTGCCCAGCTAATCCTTCCCCGGGTCAACCAAAAGTGAGCGCCACAAGTTGTCGCGTTAACAGAAGGAAAGACCGAAAAGTCGGAAGTGCTACGAACTGAGAGACGCCATGCCGGCCGCTGCGAGGTCATAAGATTCAGCGCGATTTGGCGCTCGCAGCCACAGGGGCACTTGAGGTAAGCCCATTTCGGTCGCCCCTCAGAAATAAAAACCCCTACCGTTCGATCTGATCTTGCACCAATCTGCGCTTCACTTCGCTCGTTGAAATAGACCAACACGAACGATGACTCCTGCCGTGCTGGCCCCAGCCTCCGCCCTATCCAAGTTTTGAGACGCGTCAACATCTAAAGGCAATCAAACCCCAACCGGATTCGGCTTCTCACTATCAATCTTGTACTGCTTGATAGCCCGAGCCACATCCTTCGCCGTCATCTTCCCTTCCGCGGCCAGGGCCGCGATGGCGGCGTGGGCGATGTAGTAGCGGTCGACTTCGAAGTGGCGACGCAGGTTGGCGCGGGTGTCAGAGCGGCCGAAGCCGTCGGTGCCCAGCACGGTGTACTTCATCGGCACGTATTCGCGGATCTGGTTGGCGAAGGTGCGCACGTAGTCGGTCGCGGCGATGGCCGGGCCCTGGCGGCCTTCCAGCAGCGCGGTGACATACGGCTTGCGCGGGGCCTTGGCTTCCGGGTTCATGCGGTTGAAGCGTTCGGCGTCGGCGCCGTCGCGGGCGAGCTCGGTGTAGCTGGGGCAGGACCAGATGTCGGCGGTGACGCCGAAGTCCTTGTCGAGCAGTTCGGCCGCGGCGATGGCTTCGCGCAGGATGGTGCCGCTGCCCATGAGCTGCACGCGCAGTTCGCCCTTCTTGGGCTTGCCGGCGTCCTTGAGCAGGTACATGCCCTTGATGATGCCGTCGGCTGCACCTTCCGGCATGTCCGGGTGGGTGTAGTTCTCGTTCATCAGGGTGATGTAGTAGTACTCGTCCTGCTGCTCGGCGAGCATGCGCTGCATGCCGTGCTGCAGGATCACCGCGACTTCGAAGCCGAAGGTCGGGTCGTAGCTGCGGCAGTTCGGGATCGCGCTGGCGAGCAGGTGGCTGTGGCCGTCTTCGTGCTGCAGGCCTTCGCCGTTCAAGGTGGTGCGGCCGGCGGTGGCGCCGAGCAGGAAGCCGCGCGCGCGCATGTCGGCGGCCTGCCAGGCGCTGTCGCCGATGCGCTGGAAGCCGAACATCGAGTAGTAGATGTAGAACGGCAGCATCGGCAGGTCGTTGGTGCTGTAGCTGGTCGCACAGGCCATCCACGAGGCGAACGCGCCGGCTTCGGTGATGCCCTCTTCCAGCACCTGGCCGGCCGCGTCTTCGCGGTAGTACATCAGCTGGTCGCGGTCGACCGGCTTGTACTTCTGGCCGTAGGGCGCGTAGATGCCGATCTGGCGGAACAGGCCTTCCATGCCGAAGGTGCGCGCTTCGTCGGCGACGATCGGCACGCAGCGCGGGCCGACCTGCTTGTCGCGCAGGACGATGTTGAGCGCCTGCACGAAGGCCATGGTGGTGCTGATCTCGCGCTCGCCGCTGGACTTGAGCAGGCGGTCGAAGGTTTCCAGCGCGGGCACGTCCAGGGTCTGCGTGCTCTTGCGGCGACGCTGCGGCAGGTAGCCGCCGAGGGCCTTGCGGCGCTCGTGCATGTATTCGACTTCCGGCGAGTCCTTGCCGGGGTGGAAGAACGGCACCTGGTGGTTGTCCAGCTGCGCGTCGGTGACCGGGATGTTGAAGCGGTCGCGGAAGATCTTGATCGCTTCGTCGTCGAGCTTCTTGGTCTGGTGGGTCGGGTTGAGCGACTCGCCGGCCTGGCCCATGCCGTAGCCCTTCACCGTCTTGGCGAGGATCACGGTGGGCATGCCCTTGGTCTGGGTGGCCTGGTGGTAGGCGGCGTAGACCTTGTGCGGGTCGTGGCCGCCGCGGTTGAGGCGCCAGATGTCGTCGTCGGACATGTTGGCGACCATCGCGGCGGTCTCCGGGTACTTGCCGAAGAAATGCTCGCGCGTGTACGCGCCGCCGAAGGCCTTGCAGTTCTGGTATTCGCCGTCGACGGTTTCCATCATCAGCTTGCGCAGCACGCCCTGGCTGTCGCGGGCGAGGAGCGGATCCCAGTAGCTGCCCCAGATGGTCTTGATGACGTTCCAGCCGGCGCCGCGGAAGATGCCTTCCAGCTCCTGGATGATCTTGCCGTTGCCGCGCACCGGGCCGTCGAGGCGCTGCAGGTTGCAGTTGATGACGAAGCAGAGGTTGTCGAGGCCTTCGCGGCCGGCGACCGAGATGGCGCCGAGGGATTCGGGTTCGTCGCATTCGCCGTCGCCCATGAACGCCCAGATCTTGCGATCGGACTTGGGCATCAGGCCGCGGCCTTCGAGGTACTTCCAGTTGCGCGCCTGGTAGATGGCGCTGATCGGGCCCAGGCCCATCGACACCGTCGGCACCTGCCAGTAATCCGGCATCAGCCACGGGTGCGGGTAGGAGGAGATGCCGCGGCCGTCGACTTCCATGCGGAAGTTGTCGAGCTGGTTCTCGCTGAAGCGGCCTTCGAGGAAGCTGCGCGCGTAGATGCCCGGCGAGCTGTGGCCCTGCACGCCGATGACGTCGCCCGGGTGGTCCGCGGACGGCGCGCGCCAGAAGTGGTTGAAGCCGACGTCGTAGAGCGTGGCGGCGGAGGCGAACGAGGCGATGTGGCCGCCGAGGTCACCCGGCTTGCGGTTGGCGCGCACGACCATGGCGAGCGCGTTCCAGCGGATGATCGAGCGGATGCGCCACTCCATCGCGGCGTCGCCGGGGCTCTTGGCCTCCAGGTGGGTCGGGATGGTGTTGATGTATTCGGTGGTGGGCTGGAACGGCAGGTGCGCGCCGGCGCGGCGCGTGACTTCGACCATGCCGTCGAGCAGTTGGTGGGCGCGACCCGCGCCTTCGCGGTCGATGACCGCCTGCATGGATTCGATCCATTCCTTGGTTTCGGTCGGATCCGGGTCGTTCGCGAGCAGGTCGTTCAGCCAGTTGGTCATGGGGGCTCCGCGCGGCCCGCTGGCCGGCGCTGTGGGGTCGTGGATTAGAGTCGGGATTCTAGCAGCGGGGGGTGGGATGGGGACCCGCAGGGGCATGGGGAAACGTCCCCGGTTCGGCAAAGTGGGGCGATGGGAACGATTTCAGCGGCCCCAGCGATCGCGACCGGTTTGCGTACCCGCATGCTGGCCGGCGGTGTGGGCCGCGAGCCCGCCTGACGCACCAACCAAACTGTGCTTCACGCTGATCGTCGCAGCAGCGGGATGGTGCGTATCGGGTTGCGCTCGCGGGGGTGTGCGCTGGTTCACGCGCGGCTTGGCTGTCTCGTACAGGCATTGCGCTAGCATTGCGCTCCCCCGCCCGAGCGAGCCATTTCCCCCGATGGCCCCCCGCACCAGCCTCATCATCACCACCTACAACTGGAAGGAGGCGCTGGCCCTGTGCCTGGACAGCGTCGCCGCGCAGCGCGTGCTGCCCGACGAGGTCATCGTCGCCGACGACGGCTCGCGCGAGGACACCGCCCGGGTGGTCCATGCCTTCGCCCGCGACTTCCCGGTGCCGCTGCGGCACGCGTGGCAGGAGGACCTGGGCTTCCGCGCGGCGCGCGTGCGCAATCTCGGCATCGCCGCGAGCACCGGCGACTACGTGATCTTCCTCGACGGCGACATGGTGCTGCATCGAGAGTTCATCGCCGACCACCATGCCCTGATCCGCCCCGGGAGCTACCTCTTGGGCGGCCGCCTCAATGCCTCGCAAGGGGAAGCGGCGCGCCTGCTCACGGGCGGCACGCCGCGCTTCTCGCTGCGCATGCCCTTCGCGAGGGGCTCCGGCGAGCTCAAGCGCAAGCACGCGTTGCGCTTGCCGCTGCTGGCCAGGTGGAAGGCATCGCGCCG
It encodes:
- a CDS encoding DUF6527 family protein, translated to MLTRLKTWIGRRLGPARQESSFVLVYFNERSEAQIGARSDRTVGVFISEGRPKWAYLKCPCGCERQIALNLMTSQRPAWRLSVRSTSDFSVFPSVNATTCGAHFWLTRGRISWAK
- the aceE gene encoding pyruvate dehydrogenase (acetyl-transferring), homodimeric type, which gives rise to MTNWLNDLLANDPDPTETKEWIESMQAVIDREGAGRAHQLLDGMVEVTRRAGAHLPFQPTTEYINTIPTHLEAKSPGDAAMEWRIRSIIRWNALAMVVRANRKPGDLGGHIASFASAATLYDVGFNHFWRAPSADHPGDVIGVQGHSSPGIYARSFLEGRFSENQLDNFRMEVDGRGISSYPHPWLMPDYWQVPTVSMGLGPISAIYQARNWKYLEGRGLMPKSDRKIWAFMGDGECDEPESLGAISVAGREGLDNLCFVINCNLQRLDGPVRGNGKIIQELEGIFRGAGWNVIKTIWGSYWDPLLARDSQGVLRKLMMETVDGEYQNCKAFGGAYTREHFFGKYPETAAMVANMSDDDIWRLNRGGHDPHKVYAAYHQATQTKGMPTVILAKTVKGYGMGQAGESLNPTHQTKKLDDEAIKIFRDRFNIPVTDAQLDNHQVPFFHPGKDSPEVEYMHERRKALGGYLPQRRRKSTQTLDVPALETFDRLLKSSGEREISTTMAFVQALNIVLRDKQVGPRCVPIVADEARTFGMEGLFRQIGIYAPYGQKYKPVDRDQLMYYREDAAGQVLEEGITEAGAFASWMACATSYSTNDLPMLPFYIYYSMFGFQRIGDSAWQAADMRARGFLLGATAGRTTLNGEGLQHEDGHSHLLASAIPNCRSYDPTFGFEVAVILQHGMQRMLAEQQDEYYYITLMNENYTHPDMPEGAADGIIKGMYLLKDAGKPKKGELRVQLMGSGTILREAIAAAELLDKDFGVTADIWSCPSYTELARDGADAERFNRMNPEAKAPRKPYVTALLEGRQGPAIAATDYVRTFANQIREYVPMKYTVLGTDGFGRSDTRANLRRHFEVDRYYIAHAAIAALAAEGKMTAKDVARAIKQYKIDSEKPNPVGV
- a CDS encoding glycosyltransferase family 2 protein is translated as MAPRTSLIITTYNWKEALALCLDSVAAQRVLPDEVIVADDGSREDTARVVHAFARDFPVPLRHAWQEDLGFRAARVRNLGIAASTGDYVIFLDGDMVLHREFIADHHALIRPGSYLLGGRLNASQGEAARLLTGGTPRFSLRMPFARGSGELKRKHALRLPLLARWKASRRKGGVAMSCNLGVWRRDLETVNGFDDAYEGWGREDDDLTLRLRHAGVERRLLRYAGLAIHLWHKTRWPDGIPPNQALPNDVLLQRTRDTRAIRCERGLDAHVARAQQLAEAT